In Triticum urartu cultivar G1812 chromosome 6, Tu2.1, whole genome shotgun sequence, the following proteins share a genomic window:
- the LOC125513353 gene encoding classical arabinogalactan protein 7-like — MYPIPSSRHSLRLLPPCAPAAFLPTTSAASLPTALAAFLPTAPAASLPTAPPAFLHIAPTTSLPACSVFLPLPASPSTLHPSAACLPSPAALPSPTTTGHRRCGYCLDHLLPPPAMTPHRWVAGSHPLSAGSRRPWSCANAAAPFLSPAATPYPRAPLRNPAFYPSSSTAGIPLLLPVVCACWSLLLFVAAPM, encoded by the exons ATGTACCCCATCCCCTCCTCTCGACACTCCCTCCGCCTCCTTCCTCCATGCGCGCCTGCCGCCTTCCTCCCCACCACGTCGGCCGCGTCCCTCCCCACCGCATTGGCCGCCTTCCTCCCCACCGCACCGGCCGCATCCCTCCCGACCGCACCTCCAGCCTTCCTCCACATCGCGCCGACCACATCCCTCCCCGCCTGCTCCGTCTTCCTCCCTTTACCAGCGTCGCCGTCCACCCTCCACCCTAGCGCCGCTTGCCTCCCTTCACCAGCCGCCCTGCCTTCCCCCACCACCACTGGCCACCGGAGGTGCGGATACTGCCTCGACCACCTGCTCCCACCCCCCGCCATGACCCCTCACCGTTGGGTCGCTGGATCCCATCCGTTGAGCGCCGGATCTCGTCGGCCCTGGAGCTGCGCGAACGCTGCAGCTCCGTTCTTGTCCCCAGCCGCCACCCCGTACCCCCGAGCTCCACTCCGAAATCCCGCCTTTTACCCCTCAAGCTCCACCGCCGGGATCCCACTATTG CTGCCGGTGGTGTGTGCATGCTGGTCGCTGCTGCTGTTTGTTGCTGCTCCAATGTAA